A genomic window from Nicotiana sylvestris chromosome 11, ASM39365v2, whole genome shotgun sequence includes:
- the LOC104238359 gene encoding protein FLX-like 4: MASRRQVPASYGRSIQAPGMVLHEELTAGRRRIDQLPPPELRDNRLAARAAELEQLAGDNHRLAATYVALKQDLAAAQREVEKLKEHIRSSQAESDIQIRLLLDKIAKMEVELRASESTRKDVQEAHLQARSLVTANMELSGKIHQAMQELERARADIKKLPEMHAELDTLRKEHQKLRKTFEYEKGSNIEKVEQMKLMEKDLIGMAKEVERLRAEVLNAEKRAQGFDPYARPYMNSDPMYPAPLMHVMPHVDGYHISHIPVEVGTMGEGKYPYGSSIAVSAVTPPPPGTGGNATWGGGYDAPQARS; the protein is encoded by the exons ATGGCCTCCAGAAGACAAGTACCAGCATCATATGGACGGTCAATACAAGCTCCAGGAATGGTGCTTCATGAAGAATTGACCGCTGGCCGCCGCCGCATTGATCAACTTCCTCCTCCTGAGCTTCGGGACAACAGATTGGCTGCTCGGGCAGCAGAGTTGGAACAACTTGCTGGAGACAATCATCGGTTGGCAGCTACGTACGTTGCCTTAAAGCAGGATCTTGCTGCTGCTCAGCGAGAAGTAGAGAAACTCAAAGAACATATAAGAAGTAGTCAAGCAGAAAGTGACATCCAGATTCGGTTGTTGCTTGACAAGATTGCCAAGATGGAGGTTGAACTTAGAGCTAGTGAGAGTACGAGGAAGGATGTGCAAGAGGCACATTTGCAGGCACGAAGCTTGGTAACAGCCAATATGGAGCTGAGTGGAAAAATACATCAAGCTATGCAAGAACTGGAAAGAGCTCGTGCAGATATCAAGAAGCTACCTGAGATGCATGCTGAACTTGATACCTTAAGGAAAGAACACCAGAAGCTGCG TAAGACCTTTGAGTATGAAAAAGGTTCAAACATAGAGAAAGTTGAGCAGATGAAACTTATGGAGAAAGACTTGATCGGCATGGCTAAAGAAGTGGAGAGATTGCGTGCTGAGGTGTTGAATGCCGAGAAAAGGGCTCAAG GTTTTGATCCTTATGCTCGGCCCTACATGAATTCAGATCCCATGTATCCCGCTCCTCTTATGCATGTTATGCCCCATGTTGACGGTTATCATATATCTCATATCCCCGTGGAGGTTGGCACAATGGGAGAGGGAAAGTATCCATATGGAAGTAGCATAGCTGTAAGTGCGGTAACTCCACCTCCTCCTGGTACTGGTGGCAACGCTACATGGGGAGGAGGTTATGATGCTCCACAAGCGAGGAGCTGA
- the LOC104238360 gene encoding uncharacterized protein — protein sequence MQVTLRNGRELEEVPEKKKYTARPEGELVPKPLEENKKEKPEIVTRPPPPCPQRLQKQKDDAMYKKFLDILSQVRVNLPLVKILQEVPKYARYLRDIVANKRRHTEFETIALTEECSARVQSKLPPKLKDPGCFTIPLSLGKQEVGRALCDLGASINLMPSSLFKQLGLGVLKPTTITLQLADRSLVIPERIIEDVLVQVGKFILLADFIVLDYEADEKVHIIMGRPFLATGGTLIDVRKGKLKMRVGDKKITFNVYKALNLPKHYEDLCMITAVELKGIKQSPYTNCSDSDGTTELEEVVLQAECVRVIEKRARDERRDLLRVCKKARLNGRKKKRKRPA from the coding sequence ATGCAAGTTACCTTGAGAAATGGAagagaattagaagaagttccagAGAAAAAGAAGTATACAGCTAGACCTGAAGGAGAATTAGTTCCTAAGCCCCTTGaggagaataagaaagaaaagccaGAAATTGTGACAAGGCCACCACCTCCATGTCCACAAAGACTTCAAAAGCAAAAAGATGATGCTATGTACAAGAAATTCTTAGATATTTTGAGCCAAGTACGTGTGAATTTGCCGTTGGTGAAAATTTTGCAGGAAGTGCCTAAATATGCAAGGTATCTTAGGGACATTGTGGCAAACAAGCGAAGACATACAGAGTTTGAAACAattgcacttactgaagagtgcagtgctagagttcagagtaaacttcctcctaagttgaaggatcctGGGTGTTTCACAATTCCTCTATCTCTCGGAAAACAAGAAGTTGGTAGAGCCCTGTGTGATTTAGGGgctagtataaatttgatgccatccTCTTTGTTCAAGCAACTCGGATTGGGGGTGCTTAAACCTACTACAATCACTTTGCAGTTGGCTGATAGATCACTAGTTATTCCAGAAAGAATTATTGAGGATGTGTTAGTTCAAGTGGGAAAGTTTATTCTTCTTGCTGATTTTATTGTTCTTGATTACGAGGCAGATGAGAAAGTACATATTATTATGGGGCGACCATTCTTAGCTACTGGTGGAACACTTATTGATGTTAGGAAAGGGAAGTTGAAGATGAGAGTTGGCGATAAGAAAATCACTTTTAATGTGTACAAGGCACTTAATCTCCCTAAGCATTATGAGGATTTGTGCATGATTACTGCGGTAGAACTGAAGGGGATAAAGCAAAGTCCTTATACGAATTGTAGCGATTCAGATGGGACAACTGAATTGGAGGAGGTGGTGTTGCAAGCTGAGTGTGTAAGGGTGATTGAGAAAAGAGCCAGAGATGAAAGAAGAGACCTTCTGAGAGTGTGTAAAAAGGCTAGGCTTAATgggagaaagaagaagagaaagcgcCCAGCCTGA